One Chitinophaga sp. H8 DNA window includes the following coding sequences:
- a CDS encoding SusC/RagA family TonB-linked outer membrane protein, protein MTKNLKSKLSAKNRRPFGKVWGLLPLSLCWAQLVSAQNIRINLTRTDLARVVDAVQQQAPEYEFSYQRESLERVKLDHVRLSAAKFKDALDQLQPYGLEYMLDGKTVSMRYAAPKPARVQQSDIRKGTITDAETGEPIIGATVRVKDGDGGTTTGENGAYSIRAKADATLVISFIGFVNKEVPVNNQSVINITLSPDQRRLQQVVVTALGIKRDEKALGYAIQRVSGEEVQRVKGVDIATSLTGKVAGLQIRNSTEFFEAPNISLRGGTPLLVINGVPYGNMTLRDISPDDIESMDVLKGSTAAALYGQRGGEGVIIITTKKGGKKGVTVSINSNTMFNAGFLTLPKVQHNYSAGLGGTYSATDYIWGDRLDIGRKAQQWNPVTKKMEEAELTSQGKDNFRNFLESSFITNNNISVAQSGENGSFRVSFTDTYNKGQYPNAKANMINFSVGGEMKLGDRFKLEATVGYNKRKSPQIWGSGYDNQGYIYNLLMWTGPEYDVTKFRDYWVTPGVEQNWMYATWYDNPYLIAYEKLNAVDQNTYNAMLSAGYTLFKDARLQLRSGIDYYGNEDIKRNPININSTRGGFESKGLYQQQQATGFSTNNDLIFTINKKVGNFGIDGLAGGTIYYFSNNSLLGKTRGGLTVPELYSLAASVERPEVFTGHSAKQVNSLFGRLSLSWKSAFFVDITGRNDWSSTLPKATRSYFYPSIGGSTVLSELFKLPNWMDFWKVRGSWALSKGDLDVYATNRTYSTELGVWEGLNTGTYPTNIFDGSIKPKTARTWEIGTMAWFLKNRLQLDVTYYNKYSYNQQINAEISPASGFTSSLVNTNESYVRRGVEITVSGTPVNTGKFRWDAAFNWSTSHEYFKTLDSNYSSDNLWTKIGERRDAYVAEPWEKDPNGNIVHQDNGLPLESQYQSRIGFSDPSWIFGFTNSFTYDHFTLSFSFDGRVGGLMFEYMNSKMWDTGAHPESDNQWRYDEVVNHLVNYVGNGVKVVSGEMKQDKYGRIIEDTRVFAKNDIPVSYEAYSREFRGGVPAGALNPTFVKLREVSLLYSLPANIYRAIGASAASVALTGQNVAIWRKAFKYADPDKGKDDLNSPANRYIGVNIKLTF, encoded by the coding sequence ATGACAAAAAATCTAAAAAGTAAGTTGTCTGCAAAAAACAGGCGCCCGTTTGGGAAGGTATGGGGCCTGTTACCATTATCCCTCTGCTGGGCGCAACTTGTAAGCGCTCAAAACATCCGGATAAACCTTACCCGTACCGATCTTGCCCGGGTAGTAGATGCTGTTCAGCAACAGGCACCGGAATATGAATTTTCCTACCAGCGGGAATCACTGGAAAGGGTCAAACTGGACCATGTCCGGCTTTCGGCAGCAAAATTCAAAGACGCACTCGATCAGCTCCAGCCCTATGGACTGGAATACATGCTGGACGGCAAAACGGTATCCATGCGCTATGCTGCTCCTAAACCAGCCCGCGTACAGCAATCTGACATACGTAAGGGGACTATTACAGATGCTGAAACCGGCGAGCCCATAATAGGTGCCACCGTACGTGTAAAAGACGGTGATGGCGGTACTACTACCGGAGAAAATGGTGCTTATTCCATCCGCGCAAAAGCAGATGCCACCCTGGTGATCAGCTTTATTGGTTTTGTCAACAAGGAGGTGCCTGTAAATAATCAATCAGTCATCAATATTACTTTGTCGCCGGATCAGCGCCGGTTGCAACAGGTAGTTGTAACGGCCCTGGGTATCAAACGTGATGAAAAGGCATTAGGGTATGCCATACAACGGGTATCCGGTGAAGAAGTACAGCGGGTCAAAGGGGTGGATATTGCCACTTCCCTGACTGGTAAAGTGGCCGGTCTGCAGATCCGGAACAGTACCGAGTTTTTTGAAGCGCCTAACATTTCTTTAAGAGGTGGTACCCCCTTGCTGGTAATCAATGGTGTGCCTTACGGTAATATGACACTGCGCGATATCAGCCCGGATGATATTGAAAGCATGGATGTCCTGAAAGGCTCCACAGCAGCGGCACTTTACGGACAACGCGGCGGGGAGGGGGTGATCATTATCACCACTAAAAAAGGTGGCAAAAAAGGAGTGACTGTTTCTATCAACAGCAACACCATGTTCAATGCCGGGTTTCTGACCCTGCCCAAAGTGCAGCATAATTACAGCGCGGGCCTTGGTGGTACCTACAGCGCCACAGACTATATCTGGGGTGACCGCCTTGATATAGGCAGAAAAGCACAGCAATGGAACCCTGTCACTAAAAAAATGGAAGAAGCCGAGCTGACCTCCCAGGGAAAGGATAATTTCAGGAATTTCCTGGAATCCAGTTTCATTACAAATAACAACATCAGCGTAGCACAATCCGGCGAAAATGGCAGCTTCCGGGTGTCCTTTACGGATACCTATAATAAAGGCCAGTATCCCAATGCCAAAGCCAATATGATTAACTTCTCCGTAGGCGGCGAGATGAAACTTGGAGATCGTTTCAAGTTGGAAGCCACAGTAGGATATAACAAACGTAAATCACCTCAGATATGGGGAAGTGGCTATGACAACCAGGGATATATTTATAACCTGTTGATGTGGACCGGCCCAGAATATGATGTGACCAAGTTTCGCGATTACTGGGTAACACCCGGGGTTGAACAGAACTGGATGTACGCAACATGGTATGACAACCCATATCTCATTGCCTATGAAAAGCTGAACGCAGTAGACCAGAATACCTACAATGCTATGCTCTCCGCAGGATATACCCTGTTCAAAGATGCACGCTTACAATTGCGTAGTGGAATAGATTATTATGGAAATGAAGACATAAAACGCAACCCTATCAATATCAACTCCACCCGTGGTGGTTTTGAGTCCAAAGGGCTATATCAGCAACAACAAGCTACCGGTTTCAGTACCAACAACGATCTGATTTTCACCATTAATAAAAAGGTGGGCAATTTTGGTATAGATGGACTGGCGGGAGGTACCATTTATTACTTTAGCAACAATTCATTACTCGGCAAAACACGTGGTGGGTTAACGGTTCCGGAATTATATTCCCTGGCGGCATCGGTGGAGCGTCCGGAAGTGTTTACCGGCCACAGCGCCAAGCAGGTGAACTCTTTGTTCGGCAGACTCTCTCTTAGCTGGAAGAGCGCTTTCTTTGTGGACATAACCGGTCGTAATGACTGGAGCTCTACACTACCAAAAGCTACCCGTTCTTACTTTTATCCTTCTATAGGTGGAAGTACAGTATTGTCAGAGCTGTTTAAGTTACCCAACTGGATGGACTTCTGGAAGGTACGTGGTTCCTGGGCGCTTTCTAAAGGAGATCTCGACGTTTACGCTACCAACCGCACCTATAGCACAGAGCTGGGCGTATGGGAAGGCCTGAATACCGGTACTTATCCTACCAACATTTTTGACGGAAGTATCAAACCTAAGACTGCCCGTACCTGGGAAATCGGTACCATGGCCTGGTTCCTCAAAAACCGTCTGCAACTGGATGTGACTTACTATAATAAGTATAGTTATAACCAGCAGATCAATGCGGAAATTTCACCCGCTTCCGGATTTACCTCCTCACTGGTAAATACCAATGAATCCTATGTGCGCCGTGGTGTGGAGATCACCGTAAGCGGCACACCGGTGAATACGGGGAAATTCAGATGGGACGCCGCCTTTAACTGGTCTACCTCCCATGAATACTTCAAAACACTGGATTCCAATTATTCTTCGGATAACCTGTGGACAAAAATTGGAGAACGCCGCGATGCTTATGTTGCCGAACCCTGGGAAAAAGATCCAAACGGCAATATTGTGCACCAGGATAACGGCCTGCCTTTGGAAAGCCAGTATCAATCACGGATTGGCTTTTCAGACCCCAGCTGGATCTTTGGTTTCACAAACAGCTTCACTTATGATCACTTTACCCTTAGCTTCAGTTTCGATGGCAGGGTAGGCGGTTTGATGTTTGAATACATGAACAGTAAAATGTGGGATACCGGGGCGCATCCTGAAAGCGATAACCAGTGGCGTTATGATGAGGTAGTGAATCACCTGGTGAATTATGTTGGTAATGGTGTAAAAGTGGTTTCAGGAGAAATGAAACAGGATAAATACGGTCGTATTATTGAAGATACCCGTGTATTTGCGAAGAATGATATCCCTGTTTCCTACGAAGCCTACTCCCGGGAATTCAGAGGTGGAGTACCAGCTGGTGCGCTCAATCCCACCTTTGTCAAACTCCGTGAAGTATCGCTGCTGTATAGCCTGCCGGCGAACATATACCGTGCCATCGGTGCCAGCGCAGCTTCTGTAGCGCTTACTGGTCAAAATGTGGCTATCTGGCGCAAGGCATTTAAATATGCCGATCCTGATAAAGGAAAAGATGACCTGAACTCGCCCGCCAACCGTTACATAGGCGTTAACATCAAGCTCACCTTCTAA
- a CDS encoding FecR family protein, with translation MDKEKLDNFFRGRLSDSEQQQVKDWIASQGEGWVDAYMQEHWDNVEFPAAPGQKENMKEKVLLHLPDRERSIKWINLLKVAAVFLLAAAGYWWWKLVQRPPAPEWHIVSNEGTGHQILKDTLPDGSVVILNEHSQIRYASTYNKKNRTVELTGEAFFEVTHDKARPFIVKAGQVETRVYGTAFSITAYPASGQLRVGLQRGSIGVSYDTSHTAPEKMLVPGQLLIYNKSNNTASIENQTPDKVEAWTTGKLVFYKTPVNDVFLQLEQRYDVHFRYDNSLGDKTITATFDGAPLEKVLQHISFVWNIHFRQHGDSIDVR, from the coding sequence ATGGATAAAGAAAAATTGGATAATTTTTTCCGTGGACGTCTCAGCGACAGCGAGCAGCAGCAAGTGAAGGATTGGATTGCCAGTCAGGGAGAAGGCTGGGTGGATGCTTATATGCAGGAGCATTGGGACAATGTGGAGTTTCCTGCTGCTCCCGGGCAAAAGGAAAATATGAAGGAAAAAGTATTGCTGCATCTTCCGGACAGGGAACGGTCCATCAAATGGATCAATCTCTTAAAAGTTGCCGCTGTATTCCTGTTGGCCGCCGCAGGTTATTGGTGGTGGAAGCTGGTACAACGCCCTCCGGCGCCGGAATGGCACATCGTCAGCAATGAAGGTACGGGGCACCAGATACTGAAAGATACATTGCCGGATGGTAGTGTCGTAATACTGAACGAGCATTCGCAAATACGATACGCCTCCACCTATAATAAGAAAAACAGGACCGTTGAACTAACGGGAGAAGCCTTTTTTGAAGTAACGCATGATAAAGCGCGGCCTTTTATAGTGAAGGCAGGACAGGTGGAAACACGGGTATATGGCACCGCTTTTAGTATAACGGCCTATCCCGCTTCGGGCCAGCTGAGGGTAGGGCTTCAACGGGGAAGTATAGGAGTCTCCTACGATACATCACATACTGCACCGGAGAAAATGCTGGTGCCCGGCCAGTTGCTGATCTATAATAAAAGCAACAACACGGCATCTATAGAAAACCAGACGCCGGATAAGGTTGAAGCATGGACTACCGGTAAACTGGTGTTCTATAAAACACCGGTAAATGATGTGTTCTTGCAACTGGAGCAGCGGTATGATGTTCATTTCCGCTATGACAATAGTTTGGGCGATAAAACAATCACTGCCACATTCGATGGTGCACCATTGGAAAAAGTATTACAGCATATTTCTTTTGTATGGAATATTCATTTTAGGCAACATGGCGACAGCATTGATGTAAGATAA
- a CDS encoding Kelch repeat-containing protein, which translates to MRYLKGYCILLVASMAACSKGSTTTELAGNWMSRAEFRGVARSAAVAFVIDDKAYVGTGYDGEKRLQDFFVYTQADNQWKQIADFTGAARTNAIGMAIKGKGYVGTGYDGTKKLKDFLEYDPATNAWTPRAPFGGSARIGAVAFSVLDKGYVGTGNDGNYLIDMWKYDPDTDKWTEENTFNSGKRTNASAFVINDKAYVCMGTNNNSYVTDFYEFDPVTTKWKELRKIDNVSDETYDDNYNFKGSNAAAFAMNNKGYICTGLKGSGSLSTAVWEYDPVNDSWTQRRDFEGAARTDAVGFSIKNRGYVMLGSSSNLPFDNMFEFDPLATYNKND; encoded by the coding sequence ATGCGTTATTTAAAGGGTTATTGCATACTACTGGTAGCTTCCATGGCTGCCTGTTCAAAAGGAAGTACTACAACAGAACTGGCAGGTAACTGGATGTCAAGGGCTGAATTCAGAGGTGTGGCGCGGAGCGCTGCCGTAGCATTTGTGATTGATGATAAAGCTTATGTAGGTACCGGCTATGACGGAGAAAAACGTTTACAGGACTTCTTTGTGTATACCCAGGCAGATAACCAGTGGAAACAAATAGCCGACTTTACAGGTGCTGCACGTACTAATGCGATAGGGATGGCGATAAAAGGGAAAGGATATGTAGGGACAGGTTATGATGGGACTAAAAAATTAAAGGATTTCCTGGAATATGATCCGGCAACGAACGCCTGGACACCCAGAGCGCCCTTTGGGGGCAGCGCCAGAATAGGGGCTGTTGCATTTTCTGTGCTGGATAAAGGTTATGTGGGTACGGGTAATGATGGTAATTACCTGATAGATATGTGGAAATATGATCCCGATACGGACAAGTGGACAGAGGAAAATACATTTAACAGCGGCAAACGAACCAATGCGAGCGCTTTTGTGATCAACGATAAAGCTTATGTATGTATGGGCACCAATAACAATAGTTATGTAACCGACTTTTACGAGTTTGATCCTGTTACCACCAAGTGGAAAGAGCTGCGCAAAATTGATAATGTAAGCGATGAAACCTATGATGATAATTACAACTTCAAAGGAAGTAATGCAGCTGCATTTGCGATGAATAACAAAGGATACATCTGTACCGGCTTAAAAGGAAGTGGCAGCTTGTCTACAGCCGTATGGGAATATGATCCGGTAAATGATAGCTGGACACAACGCCGTGACTTTGAAGGGGCAGCCCGTACAGATGCGGTGGGATTCAGTATAAAGAACCGGGGGTATGTGATGCTGGGCAGTAGTTCCAATCTGCCGTTTGACAACATGTTTGAGTTTGATCCTTTAGCTACTTATAATAAAAATGATTAA
- a CDS encoding sensor histidine kinase has translation MVNFKKLSANRPLIIILHILGWSCFLFFPFFLYRIQILHKAFFIKELIDNLFLIGIFYLNIYVLIPRLFTGKKIALYFASILLLVAFITMQQAFMDYYFFKTFLPTGTAVTISADKKMVFKEVTERPPGPFTRYKRWRHPEEEALPVMVNDLSLAPVMPVTLTQAAPVIPAIPFPYIHKEGRDSVLESRVIPRLAPGPRIAMMDGASYWRYLFFPEVLRRSGFFALLMLFMSGFIKIAFEWFKSEKQREALKVEKLNAELKFLKSQINPHFLFNCLNTIYSLAHKNSGETEHAILKLSTIMRYMIYESNEARVQLQQEIDYLKDYIDIQRLRLSNNVNIDCEVSGDAAGLTIEPMLLVPFVENAFKHGISYTEHSFIAIKVTIADNMIRLMVKNSLFKQRVAERGGIGLQNVLKRLDLLYENEHVIDITELEHEFIVDLKIVLKK, from the coding sequence ATGGTAAACTTTAAGAAACTGTCTGCTAATCGTCCGCTTATCATTATCCTGCACATACTGGGATGGTCATGCTTTTTATTCTTTCCTTTTTTTCTTTATCGCATACAGATATTACATAAAGCCTTTTTTATAAAAGAGCTGATAGATAATCTTTTCCTGATCGGGATTTTTTATCTCAATATCTATGTATTGATTCCCCGGCTATTTACAGGTAAGAAGATTGCGCTTTATTTTGCCAGCATATTGTTGCTGGTCGCATTTATTACCATGCAGCAAGCATTCATGGACTATTATTTTTTCAAAACCTTTTTACCCACCGGTACAGCTGTTACCATTAGTGCCGACAAAAAAATGGTGTTCAAAGAAGTAACAGAAAGACCCCCTGGTCCGTTTACACGATATAAAAGATGGCGTCATCCGGAAGAAGAAGCATTACCCGTAATGGTAAATGACCTTTCCCTTGCACCGGTAATGCCTGTTACGCTTACGCAGGCGGCGCCCGTTATTCCGGCCATCCCTTTTCCTTATATCCATAAGGAAGGCAGGGATTCTGTGCTGGAAAGCAGGGTAATTCCCCGGCTGGCACCGGGGCCTCGCATTGCAATGATGGACGGGGCTTCTTACTGGCGGTACCTGTTTTTTCCGGAAGTATTACGGAGGTCAGGATTCTTCGCCTTGCTGATGTTGTTCATGAGCGGATTTATTAAAATAGCTTTTGAATGGTTTAAAAGCGAAAAACAAAGAGAAGCATTAAAAGTAGAAAAACTGAATGCAGAGTTAAAGTTCCTTAAATCGCAGATCAATCCTCATTTTTTGTTTAATTGTCTCAATACCATCTATTCCCTGGCGCATAAAAACTCGGGAGAAACAGAACATGCTATACTGAAGCTGTCTACTATTATGCGCTATATGATCTATGAGTCAAATGAAGCCCGTGTACAGCTGCAACAGGAGATAGATTATCTGAAAGACTATATAGATATACAAAGATTACGGTTGTCTAATAACGTAAATATTGATTGTGAAGTAAGTGGTGATGCAGCTGGTTTAACTATTGAGCCCATGCTGCTGGTACCTTTTGTAGAGAATGCCTTCAAGCATGGGATCAGCTATACAGAACATTCATTTATAGCAATAAAAGTAACGATAGCGGATAATATGATAAGATTAATGGTAAAAAACAGCCTGTTTAAACAGCGTGTAGCAGAACGTGGTGGTATAGGTTTACAGAATGTATTAAAAAGACTGGACCTATTATATGAAAATGAACATGTCATTGATATAACAGAATTGGAACATGAATTTATTGTTGATCTAAAAATTGTGTTGAAAAAATGA
- a CDS encoding LytR/AlgR family response regulator transcription factor, producing MIKCIAVDDEPLALEIIEDFIKKVPFLTLAGKFENAAKALRFLQDEPVDLVFLDIKMPDITGIEFLKSLKYPPLVVFTTAYGEYALDGFDLDVVDYLLKPVPFDRFLKAASKAHEYLLANQQKTMDARSVADYIFIKTEYKIIKINLEDILFIEALKDYTKIYTPFQPVLTLRSLKSFETKLPADKFIRVHRSYLVSLNKINSVEKNTVMIANQPIPISDGYRDRFYDVINRNS from the coding sequence ATGATAAAGTGTATAGCAGTGGATGATGAACCACTGGCGCTGGAAATCATCGAAGACTTTATTAAGAAAGTCCCTTTCCTCACGCTGGCAGGCAAGTTTGAAAATGCGGCAAAGGCATTGCGGTTTTTGCAGGATGAGCCGGTAGACCTCGTATTCCTGGATATTAAAATGCCGGATATTACGGGTATTGAATTCCTGAAATCGTTGAAGTATCCGCCACTGGTAGTCTTTACTACGGCTTACGGAGAGTATGCGCTGGATGGATTTGACCTGGATGTGGTGGATTATCTGCTGAAGCCGGTACCGTTTGACCGCTTCCTGAAAGCGGCCTCCAAAGCCCATGAATACCTGCTGGCTAATCAACAGAAAACCATGGACGCCAGAAGTGTGGCCGACTACATCTTTATCAAAACAGAATACAAGATCATCAAAATCAATCTGGAAGATATTTTATTCATTGAAGCACTGAAAGACTATACGAAAATTTATACTCCTTTCCAGCCGGTTCTTACCCTGCGTAGTTTAAAATCATTTGAAACAAAATTACCCGCCGACAAATTTATCCGTGTACACCGCTCGTACCTGGTATCGCTGAATAAGATCAACTCGGTGGAAAAGAATACCGTGATGATTGCCAATCAGCCCATTCCTATCAGCGATGGGTACCGGGATAGATTTTATGACGTGATAAACAGGAATTCTTAG
- a CDS encoding RNA polymerase sigma factor: protein MQKQHENRLKRIIDDTHDKLYSVLFGMCADPHLCEDIIQETYIRLWQHLPAVKDDHAILALLRQYARNLFLDEMRKRVRQKEMLMKISSRERLVHPSADKKVLDEERQLEIQRAISKLPQQQQLIFRMHKEHDMSYREIAATLEIATGTIEKQMTRALRSIRHHLKGKDDLVHLS from the coding sequence TTGCAGAAACAGCACGAAAACAGGTTAAAAAGGATCATTGATGACACACATGACAAACTGTATTCGGTACTGTTTGGGATGTGTGCAGACCCACATTTATGTGAGGATATCATACAAGAAACCTACATCCGGCTATGGCAGCACCTACCTGCAGTAAAAGATGATCATGCCATACTGGCATTGCTACGCCAATACGCACGCAACCTGTTCCTGGATGAAATGCGAAAGCGGGTGAGGCAAAAAGAAATGCTCATGAAGATCTCCAGCCGGGAGCGCCTGGTTCATCCATCCGCAGATAAAAAGGTGCTGGACGAAGAGCGGCAGCTGGAGATACAGCGGGCTATCAGCAAGCTACCACAACAGCAGCAGCTTATTTTCAGAATGCATAAAGAGCATGATATGAGCTACCGGGAGATAGCTGCAACATTAGAGATCGCTACCGGAACTATTGAAAAACAAATGACGAGAGCACTACGGTCTATTCGTCACCACCTGAAAGGTAAAGATGACCTTGTCCATCTCTCCTAG
- a CDS encoding DUF4270 family protein — protein MNSTMHRLMNTIYTHRRSRYLLYALLATTATSCEKKGFTYDNIIATPDETNYTITDTLTVDMRTIQLDSVITSNQATLLIGQKQDPSFGKITAGTFFQLKLPANTLETKALYDSLELLIKPNGFVYGDSTTTQEIQVFPVLEKIQPSTDNYYLYNTSNFATGSTTLGTFNGIIRPNVDTLLHIKMSDAKGAEIFDLFKNKADEVSSQNNFQEYLQGLALQAGTNSTLVNGFQGSESTVIMRLHYHLDGLDVEKKYIDFTLYNPQVQFNRIQADRTGTALSSLAPGVDGLLSDATGNSTFIQAITGVVTRIDIPYLKSLPAVSKYFKLIQASLVVAPIAGTYNDYQLPYRLTLCAANNKNMVTDTLPDPVNGYAQYGNLVIDNMLHEKTAYTYDITRYCINEINSTNYTTRGLVLIPSAYDARTRLDRTIIGDQKNKTNRIKIQVYYLSYK, from the coding sequence ATGAACAGTACCATGCACCGATTAATGAATACCATCTATACTCACCGGCGCAGCAGATACCTGCTATACGCCTTGCTGGCCACTACTGCCACTTCCTGCGAAAAAAAGGGCTTTACTTATGATAATATTATAGCAACACCAGACGAAACCAATTATACGATTACGGATACGCTTACCGTAGATATGCGTACCATACAGCTCGACTCAGTGATCACCTCCAACCAGGCCACCCTGCTGATAGGACAAAAGCAGGATCCCTCTTTCGGAAAAATTACTGCCGGTACTTTCTTCCAGCTGAAGCTGCCGGCTAATACCCTGGAAACCAAAGCCCTGTATGATTCCCTGGAACTGTTGATAAAACCTAATGGGTTTGTCTATGGCGACTCTACTACTACCCAGGAGATCCAGGTGTTTCCGGTATTGGAAAAAATACAGCCCAGTACGGATAATTATTATCTCTACAACACCAGCAACTTTGCTACCGGTAGTACCACCTTAGGTACTTTCAATGGCATAATACGCCCTAACGTAGATACGCTGCTGCATATAAAAATGTCTGACGCTAAAGGCGCTGAGATTTTTGACCTGTTTAAAAACAAGGCTGACGAAGTATCCAGCCAGAATAATTTCCAGGAATACCTCCAGGGGCTTGCACTGCAGGCCGGTACCAACAGTACCCTGGTAAATGGATTTCAGGGTAGCGAAAGCACGGTGATCATGCGGCTGCATTATCACCTCGATGGACTGGATGTAGAAAAAAAATACATTGATTTCACCTTGTACAATCCGCAGGTACAATTCAACAGGATACAGGCAGACCGTACCGGTACAGCCTTATCATCCCTTGCTCCCGGCGTGGATGGACTTTTATCCGATGCAACCGGCAACAGCACTTTTATACAAGCCATTACAGGTGTAGTAACACGGATAGACATTCCCTACCTCAAATCATTACCTGCTGTCAGCAAGTATTTTAAGCTGATACAGGCATCGCTGGTAGTGGCACCCATTGCAGGTACCTACAATGATTATCAGCTGCCTTACCGGCTCACCTTATGTGCAGCCAATAATAAAAACATGGTAACGGATACTTTGCCGGACCCTGTGAACGGCTATGCACAATACGGCAACCTGGTGATAGATAATATGCTGCATGAAAAAACAGCCTACACCTACGACATTACACGGTATTGCATCAACGAAATAAACAGTACCAATTATACCACCCGTGGTTTGGTACTGATCCCTTCCGCCTATGATGCCCGTACCCGGCTGGACCGGACCATTATAGGCGACCAGAAGAATAAAACCAACAGGATAAAGATCCAGGTGTATTACCTGTCGTATAAATAA
- a CDS encoding DUF4907 domain-containing protein: protein MDTAKKVTAMADAIAVTPFQTGSGWGYKVSIGGKPFINQDIIPGLPGNISFSSREDALRVGLKVAEKLKQQEIPAVSREELIAMKITAAMK, encoded by the coding sequence TTGGACACTGCAAAAAAGGTTACCGCAATGGCAGATGCTATTGCGGTAACTCCGTTTCAAACGGGTAGTGGATGGGGATATAAAGTGAGCATAGGTGGAAAGCCCTTTATTAATCAGGATATTATTCCGGGATTGCCGGGGAATATCTCCTTTTCTTCCAGGGAAGACGCATTGCGGGTAGGGCTGAAAGTGGCAGAGAAATTAAAACAGCAGGAAATACCTGCAGTGAGCAGGGAAGAATTAATAGCTATGAAAATAACGGCAGCTATGAAGTAG